One Hevea brasiliensis isolate MT/VB/25A 57/8 chromosome 5, ASM3005281v1, whole genome shotgun sequence genomic region harbors:
- the LOC110667382 gene encoding uncharacterized protein LOC110667382, producing the protein MGDPSSSDSSLAWLWVIEYLASFQQLDPSILHDLIDVAPILPEDLGKSMREMVALRCLEQLFGTSNEIVNDVPSVTEPKHTFDFSQTCEDVLESILKETSVSDLRTSGPDLLKWDIHPFITHKRASMPKCALEQLKDAILEGTRPYAASLTELSGLVHKNDENDSVTVDSGHHNAVAGRVDSDDTNAQIMAPEGSAISLPLENRNEMVGCDSHHRNLLPLKRNESDLDNENPAGECQEDQGDVGNDDLHLNVKRFKSDALCIYISTEQIFIPLNGKELVEDSSERMVGVTEKESCHMERESLGALGEFRSLENGHDKFVATEGLGRSLDADVSAEFQHNQCENADNANKMPSDTSGDGPCRFILVDEVNEAEPRALNDMSVRTRHKVSIDDTKANSYCGNQLKSPSVISLTGLHRDTTVEKVGMEHFYEEDPSCDGDEYHQEKFDVAMEKSHFLSSLCTLNHVSPTDWTERNLCIKCSKDGQLLVCNAVGCPLVVHSGCLGSLPSFDVEGKFYCPFCAYSHAISEYMEVKKKASLARKELSAFIHKQTESSHSKEHSKSNQYGDEDDMSGNLGRREPDQTNNDGYPLKVNGQFKKGSVDEQQVEPIVSCLDVNLMGREEKPDATHGTINISPGEKKREEMAPECLSVQALDRQDQICDDPKGNGDNPISENNEFFSSNEKQAEGGIEKEVLEQQSSDSLEKPVCAIKIDEGDISDEGNKENMISNYSIRSRRRERQYVYPAIPQLRRKKVPWTVKEEEMLKEGVQKFSNIGERAIWKKILEYGGSVFLSGRTTVDLKDKWRNICK; encoded by the exons ATGGGTGACCCTTCTAGCTCAGATTCAAGCCTCGCGTGGCTTTGGGTCATTGAGTACCTTGCAAGCTTCCAGCAACTAGACCCGTCAATTTTACATG ATTTGATTGATGTAGCTCCAATATTACCTGAGGATTTGGGAAAGAGCATGAGGGAAATGGTTGCTTTGAGATGCTTGGAGCAATTGTTTGGTACTAGTAATGAAATTGTGAATGATGTTCCTTCTGTGACAGAGCCCAAACATACATTCGACTTCTCACAGACTTGTGAAGATGTGCTCGAATCCATACTGAAAGAA ACTTCAGTATCAGATTTGAGAACGTCTGGACCAGATCTGTTGAAATGGGATATTCATCCTTTCATCACACACAAAAGAGCTTCCATGCCAAAATGTGCTTTAGAACAG CTGAAAGATGCAATCCTTGAAGGTACCCGTCCATATGCTGCTTCCCTGACAGAACTTAGTGGACTGGTGCATAAAAATGATGAGAATGATAGTGTCACTGTGGATTCTGGTCATCATAATGCAGTTGCCGGGAGGGTTGACAGTGATGACACTAATGCCCAAATTATGGCACCAGAGGGGAGCGCCATTTCTTTACCGCTTGAAAATAGGAATGAAATGGTAGGATGTGATTCACATCATAGAAATTTATTACCCTTGAAGAGGAACGAAAGTGATTTGGATAATGAAAATCCTGCTGGAGAGTGTCAGGAAGACCAAGGTGATGTGGGTAATGATGATCTCCATTTAAATGTCAAAAGGTTTAAGAGTGATGCCTTGTGTATTTATATCTCTACGGAACAGATTTTTATTCCACTAAATGGTAAGGAGTTGGTAGAGGATTCCTCTGAAAGGATGGTTGGAGTTACAGAGAAAGAAAGTTGCCATATGGAAAGAGAATCTCTAGGAGCGCTGGGTGAATTCAGGTCTTTAGAGAATGGTCATGACAAGTTTGTTGCTACAGAGGGGCTTGGGAGAAGTCTTGATGCTGATGTTAGTGCTGAATTCCAGCATAATCAATGTGAGAATGCCGACAATGCCAACAAAATGCCATCAGATACATCTGGAGATGGACCTTGCCGGTTTATTTTGGTGGATGAAGTCAATGAGGCTGAACCTAGAGCATTAAATGACATGTCTGTGAGAACCCGGCACAAGGTCTCCATTGATGACACCAAAGCTAACAGTTACTGTGGAAATCAGCTAAAATCACCTAGTGTCATTTCCTTGACTGGATTGCACAGAGATACTACTGTTGAAAAAGTTGGCATGGAGCATTTTTATGAAGAAGACCCATCATGTGATGGTGATGAGTACCATCAAGAGAAGTTTGATGTTGCTATGGAGAAGAGTCATTTCCTGAGCTCTCTATGCACATTAAATCATGTTTCCCCAACTGACTGGACAGAGCGAAATCTTTGCATAAAGTGTAGCAAAGATGGTCAGTTGTTGGTTTGCAATGCTGTTGGTTGTCCATTGGTGGTTCACAGTGGGTGCTTGGGTTCTTTACCAAGTTTTGATGTGGAGGGAAAATTTTACTGCCCATTTTGTGCATATTCTCATGCTATCTCAGAGTACATGGAAGTTAAGAAAAAGGCCTCTTTGGCAAGGAAGGAACTGTCTGCATTTATTCATAAACAAACTGAGAGCTCACATAGCAAAGAACATAGTAAGTCAAATCAATATGGAGATGAGGATGATATGAGTGGGAATTTGGGACGGAGAGAGCCTGATCAAACAAATAATGATGGGTATCCATTAAAAGTTAATGGCCAATTTAAGAAAGGAAGTGTTGATGAGCAACAAGTGGAGCCTATTGTATCATGTCTTGATGTAAATTTAATGGGCCGAGAAGAAAAGCCAGATGCAACTCACGGGACAATTAATATTTCTCCTGgtgaaaaaaaaagggaagagaTGGCTCCAGAGTGCCTGTCCGTACAGGCGCTTGATAGGCAAGACCAAATTTGTGATGACCCCAAAGGCAATGGTGATAATCCCATATCTGAAAACAATGAGTTTTTCTCTTCAAATGAAAAACAAGCTGAGGGAGGAATTGAGAAGGAAGTTCTAGAGCAACAAAGTAGtgattcattggagaaacctgtTTGTGCCATTAAGATTGATGAAGGAGACATCTCTGATGagggaaataaagaaaatatgatCTCTAATTACTCCATAAGATCTCGAAGGAGAGAGAGACAATA TGTATACCCAGCAATACCTCAGTTGAGAAGAAAGAAAGTTCCTTGGACGGTTAAGGAAGAGGAGATGCTTAAG GAGGGAGTGCAGAAATTTTCAAATATTGGTGAAAGAGCTATATGGAAAAAAATTTTGGAGTATGGTGGTTCTGTATTTCTGAGTGGCCGTACTACAGTAGACCTAAAGGATAAATGGAGGAACATATGTAAATGA
- the LOC110667739 gene encoding dehydration-responsive element-binding protein 2F-like: MLVLTVTNVHMDMKLSLNVTTFKPNCTLLPTYPAPFNPFSAFPNSHSRSLHSALLLNPMENCRKSPLKPWKKGPTRGKGGPQNAMCEYRGVRQRTWGKWVAEIREPKRRTRLWLGSFATADEAAMAYDEAARRLYGPDAYLNLPHLQPSSINPVINNKSQKFKWIPSKNFISMFPSCGLLNIHAQPSVHVIHQRLQELKKNGVLGQSSKVSSSSSSDSRNEANSIIDKTHVENPPVMENDLEITSEEMLRCHDEEKPQIDLNEFLQQLGILKVDRQPENNDSTESFMEKEPSLKDYDEENNLAALADNSFNWDSLIEMHGIADHQAAESASFQVYDVQEDVAFPTSIWNF; the protein is encoded by the coding sequence ATGCTAGTATTGACAGTCACTAACGTTCACATGGACATGAAACTTTCCCTAAACGTGACAACATTTAAACCAAACTGCACTCTTCTCCCTACATATCCCGCGCCTTTCAACCCATTTTCTGCATTCCCCAACTCTCACTCTCGCTCTCTTCACTCAGCTTTACTCCTAAACCCCATGGAAAATTGCAGGAAATCTCCATTGAAGCCATGGAAGAAAGGCCCAACAAGAGGCAAAGGTGGCCCTCAAAACGCCATGTGTGAGTACCGAGGCGTTCGCCAAAGAACTTGGGGGAAATGGGTGGCAGAAATCAGGGAACCCAAGAGGAGAACAAGGCTTTGGTTGGGTTCTTTTGCTACTGCTGATGAAGCTGCCATGGCCTATGATGAGGCTGCTAGGAGATTGTATGGACCAGATGCTTATCTTAATCTACCTCATCTTCAACCTAGCTCCATTAATCCTGTAATTAACAACAAATCACAGAAGTTCAAATGGATTCCTTCCAAGAACTTCATTTCCATGTTTCCCTCTTGTGGATTGCTTAATATACATGCGCAGCCTAGTGTTCATGTCATTCATCAGAGGCTCCAAGAACTCAAGAAAAATGGAGTTCTTGGTCAATCCTCTAAAGTTTCTAGTTCATCCTCCTCTGATTCAAGAAATGAAGCAAACAGTATAATCGACAAAACTCACGTAGAAAATCCTCCAGTAATGGAGAATGATTTGGAAATAACATCAGAAGAGATGCTGAGATGCCATGATGAGGAGAAACCACAGATTGATTTAAATGAGTTCCTTCAGCAGCTGGGCATACTAAAAGTAGACAGGCAACCGGAAAACAATGATTCCACAGAAAGTTTTATGGAGAAAGAACCTTCATTAAAAGATTATGATGAGGAGAATAATCTTGCAGCCCTGGCAGACAATAGTTTCAATTGGGATTCGCTGATTGAGATGCATGGAATTGCTGATCATCAAGCAGCAGAATCAGCCAGTTTCCAAGTTTATGATGTCCAAGAAGACGTGGCTTTCCCAACTTCCATTTGGAACTTCTAG
- the LOC110667366 gene encoding uncharacterized protein LOC110667366: protein MEPEIIDWNSIDSVFVEDETYENLDAPKWVDFSAFGPDEQLNDDDDAWFYNPNCKHPKIAEDFKKSTLNSKVKCLRSVTISEMLPFRDRACRYKNKKNHFSNFTFNPTFGFTCSFSFSRDAKIKESEKPNLHTPKAKENKSAQNLGEDMENKNPNLYAFPPVVSKNAMTKSGAEKKRQMGDSHGNSSKPKLRSTFSARNLRGGRAILSQITEFCSELKKFVKKGSKKGSREKVSNGVLGDMEERVGEKERVPLLEVKK, encoded by the exons ATGGAACCAGAAATCATTGATTGGAATAGCATTGACTCTGTTTTTGTAGAAGATGAGACTTATGAGAACTTGGATGCACCAAAGTGGGTCGATTTCTCTGCCTTTGGCCCTGATGAACAGctcaatgatgatgatgatgcttGGTTCTACAATCCAA ATTGCAAGCATCCAAAGATTGCAGAAGATTTTAAAAAATCTACCCTTAATTCAAAG GTGAAATGTTTAAGATCTGTAACCATATCTGAAATGCTTCCTTTCAGGGACAGAGCTTGCAGGtacaaaaataagaaaaatcaTTTCTCAAACTTTACTTTTAACCCAACCTTTGGCTTCACTTGTAGTTTCTCTTTCTCCAGAGATGCAAAAATAAAAGAATCAGAAAAGCCCAATCTGCATACCCCTAAAGCAAAAGAGAACAAATCTGCACAGAACTTAGGTGAAGACATGGAGAACAAGAATCCAAACTTGTATGCTTTCCCTCCTGTTGTGTCAAAGAATGCAATGACCAAATCAGGTGCAGAGAAAAAACGGCAAATGGGTGATTCACATGGAAATTCATCAAAGCCAAAGCTGAGAAGTACATTTTCAGCCCGGAATTTGAGAGGTGGAAGAGCGATTTTGAGTCAGATCACAGAGTTCTGCTCTGAATTAAAGAAATTCGTGAAGAAAGGATCAAAGAAAGGGTCAAGAGAGAAGGTTTCTAATGGGGTTTTGGGTGACATGGAAGAGAGAGTAGGAGAAAAAGAGAGGGTTCCTCTGCTTGAGGTCAAGAAATAA